One Acetobacter ghanensis DNA window includes the following coding sequences:
- the rnd gene encoding ribonuclease D produces MAKLPSPVFPQPRLVSSTQELAEALKPFHAERFVTVDTEFMRERTYWPELCLVQVGSAQDVVLIDALADGIDLAPLAALMADQSVLKVFHAARQDLEIFLHEFDALPTPVFDTQVAAMVAGFGDQVGYDSLVGALTGHMIDKSHRFTDWSVRPLSDAQLNYAAGDVTWLRLVYEKLVHKLEQDKRLSWVAAEMAELEDPATFRPDPEKQWERLKARTGNRRMLGVLRAVAALREREAQRVNVPRQRLLKDESLLEIAATTPATVDALARVRGVSRGLAEGRTGLALLEAVKQAQALPDSELPRPARGKSKDSARPPASLVALLKVLLTACCEEHDVAPRLVASMDELEALALDPAQARTLLSGWRSQVFGDAAQALCEGKVALRVKGGRVVTVPSEGVAP; encoded by the coding sequence ATGGCCAAATTACCTTCTCCCGTTTTCCCCCAGCCACGGCTTGTGTCTTCCACGCAGGAACTGGCAGAAGCTCTTAAACCGTTTCATGCCGAACGCTTTGTTACGGTTGATACGGAATTCATGCGTGAGCGCACATACTGGCCGGAATTGTGTCTGGTGCAGGTTGGCAGCGCACAGGACGTGGTGCTGATTGATGCATTGGCAGACGGGATTGATCTGGCCCCTCTGGCCGCGCTGATGGCTGACCAGTCTGTGCTGAAGGTTTTTCATGCCGCCAGGCAGGATCTGGAAATTTTTCTGCATGAATTCGACGCTCTGCCCACACCAGTGTTTGATACACAGGTTGCGGCCATGGTGGCGGGTTTTGGTGATCAGGTTGGATATGACAGTCTGGTTGGTGCTCTGACCGGGCATATGATTGATAAGAGCCATCGTTTTACGGACTGGTCCGTTCGTCCGCTTTCTGATGCCCAGCTGAATTATGCGGCGGGAGATGTGACGTGGTTGCGGCTGGTTTACGAAAAACTGGTGCACAAGCTGGAGCAGGACAAACGCTTGAGCTGGGTTGCGGCTGAAATGGCGGAACTGGAAGACCCGGCGACCTTCCGTCCTGACCCCGAAAAACAGTGGGAGCGTCTTAAAGCGCGTACGGGTAACCGCCGTATGCTGGGGGTTTTGCGTGCTGTTGCCGCTTTGCGTGAGCGGGAAGCGCAGCGTGTTAATGTGCCTCGGCAGCGCTTGCTGAAGGATGAGAGCCTGCTGGAAATAGCGGCAACAACACCTGCGACAGTCGATGCGTTGGCCCGTGTGCGTGGGGTGTCGCGTGGGTTGGCGGAAGGCCGGACGGGTCTCGCGTTGCTGGAAGCCGTCAAGCAGGCTCAGGCCCTGCCGGATTCGGAGTTGCCGCGTCCTGCGCGTGGCAAGAGCAAGGACAGCGCCCGTCCTCCTGCCTCTTTGGTGGCGTTGTTAAAAGTGCTCCTGACGGCCTGTTGCGAGGAGCATGACGTGGCGCCACGTCTGGTTGCGTCCATGGATGAGCTGGAAGCTCTGGCGCTGGACCCGGCTCAGGCACGCACATTATTGTCGGGCTGGCGGAGCCAAGTGTTTGGAGACGCAGCACAGGCCCTGTGCGAAGGCAAGGTGGCCTTGCGGGTTAAAGGTGGCCGGGTAGTCACAGTGCCTAGTGAAGGTGTGGCTCCGTAA
- a CDS encoding adenosine kinase, whose protein sequence is MTGQDTQYDILGIGNAITDILARTETTFLQQQGLTPGSMTLIDVDRANALEAALAPEHVVGGGSAANTCVVAAQFGARVAYLGKVSRDDAGLKFTQDLRDNGVQFPSAPLNTQVFDNLPTARCVVMVTPDGQRTMATYLGACTCFTPDDVLPDMIASSSIIYLEGYLFDPPHAQEAFRRAAALAHQNGRQVALSLSDPFCVGRHRDAFLDLVKNHVDILFANEDEICALYETENFDTAARHTLEDTTFAALTRSGLGSVVVHDGQLTTVAPVPTQVVDTTGAGDAYAAGFLAGLTSGRSLPECGRLASVAASEIISHYGARPLSNLWEEMGF, encoded by the coding sequence ATGACCGGTCAGGACACACAATACGATATTCTCGGTATTGGTAACGCCATCACCGATATTCTCGCCCGCACGGAAACCACCTTTCTGCAACAGCAGGGGCTAACCCCCGGCAGCATGACACTGATCGACGTTGACCGCGCCAACGCGCTGGAAGCCGCGCTGGCGCCAGAACACGTTGTTGGCGGTGGTTCCGCCGCCAATACCTGCGTTGTTGCCGCCCAGTTTGGTGCGCGTGTTGCATATCTTGGCAAGGTCTCCCGCGATGATGCGGGTCTGAAGTTCACACAGGACCTGCGTGACAACGGGGTGCAGTTCCCATCCGCCCCGCTGAACACACAAGTGTTTGACAACCTGCCCACGGCACGTTGCGTGGTTATGGTTACCCCGGATGGTCAGCGCACCATGGCAACCTATCTGGGAGCCTGCACCTGCTTTACCCCTGATGACGTACTGCCGGACATGATTGCCTCCTCCAGCATCATCTATCTGGAAGGTTACCTGTTCGACCCACCCCATGCGCAGGAAGCATTCCGCCGGGCTGCCGCCCTCGCCCACCAGAACGGACGGCAGGTTGCGCTTTCCCTCTCCGACCCGTTCTGCGTTGGCCGCCACCGCGATGCGTTCCTCGATCTGGTTAAAAACCATGTCGATATTCTGTTCGCCAATGAAGACGAGATCTGCGCGCTCTACGAAACAGAAAACTTTGACACAGCCGCCCGTCACACGCTGGAAGACACCACATTTGCAGCCCTGACCCGCTCGGGGCTAGGCAGCGTTGTGGTGCATGACGGTCAGCTCACAACAGTTGCCCCCGTACCCACACAAGTTGTGGATACAACAGGCGCTGGTGATGCTTATGCCGCCGGTTTTCTGGCAGGTCTGACATCGGGCCGCAGCCTGCCAGAATGTGGACGTCTGGCCTCGGTCGCTGCGTCCGAGATTATCTCTCACTACGGTGCTCGCCCGCTTTCCAACCTATGGGAAGAAATGGGCTTCTAA
- a CDS encoding bactofilin family protein gives MFKRRKPEDSQPKTQVPSTVQQGSARPAGAFGSVLSSNAGSQGNSAAGVPASHSDNLKETSPMGRSPLPSGSSLPAGGGIPPMPGAAARGLPTQMQPKKDGPEQRTLVVGRGISVQGTVQDAERLVVEGTVESSMITAKELVVMPGGLFRGGVEVENAEIAGTVDGSLTARGSLTVRGSGRLLGKAACHRLKVEDGGQITGQLEMLAEGSAGSKTADSAAEPAKALEG, from the coding sequence TTGTTCAAAAGACGTAAGCCTGAAGATAGTCAGCCAAAGACTCAGGTACCCTCTACCGTTCAGCAGGGTTCTGCGCGTCCGGCAGGGGCATTTGGTTCTGTTCTTTCTTCCAACGCGGGTTCTCAGGGGAACTCTGCTGCTGGAGTTCCCGCATCGCATTCTGATAATTTAAAGGAAACGTCACCTATGGGTCGTTCACCTCTTCCTTCCGGTTCCTCCTTACCCGCTGGTGGGGGTATTCCGCCCATGCCGGGTGCAGCAGCTCGTGGGCTGCCGACGCAGATGCAGCCCAAAAAGGACGGGCCGGAACAGCGGACTCTGGTTGTTGGCCGGGGCATTAGCGTGCAGGGCACGGTGCAGGATGCGGAACGCCTTGTCGTAGAAGGCACGGTTGAATCCAGCATGATTACAGCCAAGGAGCTGGTTGTTATGCCGGGTGGCCTGTTCCGCGGTGGTGTGGAAGTGGAAAATGCAGAAATTGCTGGCACGGTGGACGGCTCGTTGACCGCCCGCGGTAGCCTGACCGTGCGGGGGAGTGGCCGCCTGCTGGGTAAGGCCGCCTGCCATCGCCTGAAGGTAGAAGACGGCGGCCAGATTACCGGTCAGCTGGAAATGCTGGCTGAAGGGAGTGCTGGCTCCAAAACGGCAGACAGTGCTGCTGAACCGGCCAAAGCTCTGGAAGGCTGA
- a CDS encoding GcrA family cell cycle regulator: protein MEWSEEIIAQLKDLWAEGLSTAEIGRRLSITKNAVVGKAHRLGLPPRPSPIRRNGSKPKTAADKTEQTAATPAPEAPTPRASVATTSAAQPTPAPAAATPAPVVAQPVAAAIAPTTPTASDDKTTRKEKAAPVVRTSAKPKTLLRSISDPEPKKRRGPSCCWPIGDPGTPGFHFCGATPIPGKPYCEEHAQIAYVRLRDRRDSVS, encoded by the coding sequence ATGGAGTGGTCCGAAGAAATAATCGCCCAGCTTAAGGACCTATGGGCGGAAGGTCTTTCAACGGCGGAAATCGGCAGGCGGCTTTCCATTACCAAGAATGCAGTGGTCGGCAAGGCACATAGGCTTGGCCTACCTCCTCGCCCCTCTCCCATTCGCCGTAATGGGAGCAAACCCAAAACAGCGGCGGACAAAACCGAACAGACCGCAGCAACGCCTGCGCCAGAAGCGCCAACGCCACGCGCCAGCGTAGCAACCACGTCTGCTGCACAACCCACACCGGCTCCTGCCGCAGCCACACCGGCCCCGGTTGTTGCGCAGCCTGTGGCGGCAGCCATTGCCCCCACAACGCCAACCGCCAGTGACGACAAAACGACGCGGAAAGAAAAAGCCGCACCCGTTGTACGCACCAGCGCCAAACCCAAAACGCTCCTGCGCAGCATCTCGGACCCGGAACCCAAAAAGCGCCGTGGCCCATCTTGCTGCTGGCCTATTGGCGACCCTGGCACGCCGGGTTTTCATTTTTGTGGTGCAACGCCCATTCCGGGCAAGCCATATTGCGAAGAACACGCGCAAATCGCTTACGTGCGCCTGCGTGACCGGCGCGATAGCGTATCCTGA
- the nadC gene encoding carboxylating nicotinate-nucleotide diphosphorylase encodes MNTNLYLPPLLWEPIVRAALMEDLGIGGDVTTQALAQPGQQLHAVFRTRQDGVLCGLEGARQAFAILDPAVRFSMVKQDGAHIVQGDVLATVEGSATALLAGERTALNLLSHLSGIATHTHQIVQTVAGTKARIACTRKTLPGLRCLQKYAVRAGGGSSHRLRLDDAILIKDNHIALCGGDIKKTLLSARQYAGHLMKIELEVDTLEQLEEALTCAVADVYLLDNMTLPHLEQAVRMINGRALAEASGGITLKTARPIAQTGVDVLSLGWLTHSVQALDIGLDIVPD; translated from the coding sequence ATGAACACCAACCTTTACCTCCCGCCCCTGTTGTGGGAGCCCATTGTGCGCGCGGCACTTATGGAAGATCTGGGTATTGGGGGAGATGTTACCACGCAGGCGCTGGCACAACCGGGACAACAGTTACATGCCGTTTTCCGCACCCGTCAGGACGGCGTTCTTTGTGGGCTGGAGGGAGCAAGGCAGGCCTTTGCCATACTGGACCCGGCTGTTCGGTTCAGCATGGTCAAACAAGATGGTGCCCATATTGTGCAAGGTGACGTGCTGGCAACCGTGGAAGGCAGCGCTACAGCCCTGCTGGCAGGGGAGCGGACAGCACTTAACCTGCTTTCCCACCTAAGCGGCATTGCCACCCACACACACCAGATTGTTCAGACTGTTGCCGGAACCAAAGCGCGTATTGCCTGCACCCGCAAAACCCTACCGGGCTTGCGGTGCCTGCAAAAATACGCCGTGCGGGCCGGTGGCGGCAGCAGCCACCGGCTAAGACTGGACGACGCCATTCTTATCAAGGACAACCATATTGCTCTTTGTGGGGGTGACATCAAAAAAACCCTGCTCTCGGCCCGCCAGTATGCTGGCCACCTGATGAAAATAGAGCTGGAAGTGGATACATTAGAGCAACTGGAAGAGGCGCTCACCTGCGCCGTGGCCGATGTTTATCTGCTGGACAACATGACCCTGCCACACCTTGAGCAGGCCGTACGCATGATCAATGGCCGCGCACTGGCCGAAGCCTCTGGCGGTATTACGCTTAAAACCGCGCGCCCTATTGCCCAGACCGGGGTGGATGTCCTCTCGCTGGGGTGGTTGACCCATAGTGTGCAAGCGCTTGATATCGGACTGGATATTGTGCCCGACTAA
- the nadA gene encoding quinolinate synthase NadA, which translates to MSASLMASRDQLYHPVAHIMLRDQWEANFAADIEAIQRLKQEKNAVILAHNYQTPEIFHCVADIRGDSLALARAAQTVDASTMVMAGVHFMAETAKLLNPEKTVLIPDATAGCSLAEGITADNVRTLKKRYPGVPVVTYVNSTADVKAESDICCTSGNARRVVESLGVPRVIMIPDELLARNIEAETGIEMLTWPAHCEVHEQFTPQQIKQYRRIHPGLTVIAHPECPPDVLDEADHAGSTAQMIEFIDQKNPQKVLLVTECSMSDNLAAQYPHTQFVRPCNLCPHMKRITLSNIRQALETMQTEVTIPAHLQQPARMAVERMLAI; encoded by the coding sequence ATGTCTGCATCACTCATGGCCAGCAGGGACCAACTTTACCACCCTGTTGCCCACATTATGCTACGGGACCAGTGGGAAGCCAATTTTGCGGCGGACATTGAGGCCATTCAACGCCTGAAGCAGGAAAAGAATGCTGTTATTCTGGCGCATAACTACCAAACGCCAGAAATCTTCCATTGCGTAGCAGACATCCGAGGAGACAGCCTGGCTCTGGCCCGTGCCGCACAAACGGTTGATGCCTCCACCATGGTTATGGCCGGTGTGCATTTTATGGCTGAAACAGCAAAACTGCTGAACCCGGAAAAAACTGTTCTCATCCCCGACGCTACGGCAGGCTGCTCTCTGGCCGAAGGCATTACAGCAGATAATGTGCGCACACTCAAAAAACGCTATCCCGGCGTCCCCGTGGTAACTTACGTCAACAGCACGGCTGACGTTAAGGCTGAGAGCGACATCTGCTGCACATCCGGCAATGCGCGCCGTGTTGTAGAAAGCTTGGGTGTACCGCGCGTTATTATGATCCCTGATGAATTGCTTGCCCGGAATATAGAGGCAGAAACCGGCATAGAGATGCTAACATGGCCTGCCCATTGCGAGGTGCATGAGCAGTTTACACCCCAGCAGATCAAACAGTACCGCCGCATTCATCCCGGCCTGACCGTTATTGCTCACCCCGAATGCCCACCAGACGTGCTGGATGAAGCCGACCACGCTGGCTCGACCGCACAGATGATTGAATTCATTGACCAGAAAAACCCACAGAAAGTGCTTCTGGTTACCGAATGTTCCATGAGCGATAATCTGGCGGCACAGTACCCGCACACGCAGTTTGTGCGCCCATGCAACCTATGCCCGCACATGAAGAGGATTACCCTGTCCAACATCCGTCAGGCGTTGGAAACCATGCAAACAGAAGTGACCATACCAGCACATTTGCAACAGCCCGCCCGTATGGCGGTTGAGCGGATGCTGGCAATCTGA
- a CDS encoding NUDIX hydrolase, producing the protein MTRHSETTPPATAQPVLCETELVAVLVSINHNAPHILTLDHGQSFPAGPLTVEHRSLQKGMRNWVERQTGLKLGHTEQLYTFAESLHGQGHQKVRISYMAFIRQNCDHNLAERSIYDYFPWEDRRNPASTPLLHTIADRLRLWAQGDAQRWQRCATMFGLEGHHWNDELSLPRYELLWEAGLVPEATWENGTLLPGLSMYRDFRRILATALSRMRAKIRYTPAVFDLLPPQFTLLQLQQAMEALAGCPMHKQNFRRLVQQQKLVSRTAEYDSPTQGRPAQLYRFAPTTAENCYLAGAKLPLPAIS; encoded by the coding sequence ATGACCCGCCATTCGGAAACCACGCCCCCAGCCACTGCCCAACCCGTGCTGTGCGAGACGGAGCTCGTGGCCGTTCTTGTGAGCATAAACCATAATGCGCCACATATTCTGACACTGGATCATGGTCAGTCTTTTCCTGCTGGTCCGCTCACGGTGGAGCATCGCTCACTGCAAAAGGGTATGCGCAACTGGGTCGAACGTCAGACCGGGCTTAAACTTGGCCATACCGAGCAGCTTTATACCTTTGCGGAATCTCTCCACGGGCAGGGCCACCAAAAGGTGCGCATCTCCTACATGGCCTTCATTCGCCAGAACTGCGACCACAATCTGGCCGAGCGCTCCATTTACGATTACTTCCCATGGGAAGATAGACGAAACCCCGCCTCCACTCCCCTCCTGCACACCATTGCGGACCGATTAAGACTATGGGCACAGGGGGATGCACAACGCTGGCAGCGATGTGCCACAATGTTCGGGCTTGAAGGCCACCATTGGAACGACGAACTCTCCCTCCCCCGTTATGAGTTGCTGTGGGAGGCCGGGTTGGTCCCCGAAGCCACATGGGAAAATGGCACACTTTTGCCGGGCCTGAGCATGTATCGTGACTTCAGGCGTATTCTGGCCACGGCCCTCTCCCGTATGCGGGCCAAAATCCGTTACACGCCAGCAGTGTTCGACCTGTTACCCCCCCAGTTTACCCTCCTCCAGCTCCAACAGGCCATGGAAGCGCTGGCAGGGTGCCCCATGCACAAACAGAACTTTAGACGACTCGTCCAGCAACAAAAACTGGTCAGCCGTACAGCGGAATATGACTCGCCAACACAGGGGCGTCCGGCACAGCTTTATCGGTTCGCCCCCACAACAGCCGAAAACTGCTATCTGGCAGGCGCCAAACTCCCATTACCGGCCATCTCCTGA
- a CDS encoding putative bifunctional diguanylate cyclase/phosphodiesterase yields the protein MAFVKGVTEEVHRRTLMEIQSQVLASLTDHTTTQDVADMLCAKAEQLVPNSIATLLQVSIHGDLSILSGKCLPVGKASKLNALTLTPSEIEDLRNTPHHASALIWSLTQDHEQNTDLHTCWASAVCNASGDLIGIFVLFSRNKEKITDWPQKIVSGCVPSCASIIEHEKTRNKINQFHKVDSLTGLFNRTTLTSRLKQMATQEEHIPFAVLVLDIDLLQDVNNVMGYHCGDTLLQTTAHRIASYCRGQYIVARLGGDDFVVVLPDADRKKACKLAHELSCLTRKPIEVQGRDLVASLSIGISFYPTNGTEIEEVLGAAEIAMRQAKKQARGSFRFFGKSGNSNVRERLIIGSALRDALQKMQLFLVYQPQICALTGTLYGVEALSRWQHPTLGFIPPSSFIPIAEETGQIEAIGLWSLEKSCQQLIEWEQNNVYVPVVSVNMSAVHFCSIELPERISATLKKYNLKPHRLTIEVTESVAMRQDPETAANLTAIRNIGVGLSMDDFGTGFSSLSRLAQLPLTEIKIDRSFIEDFENNVSSLVVAEAAINIGKRLGIKVVTEGVEREDQVKKLQELGCDILQGYFYSKPLPPQDIPVWLNTFPARRACHHA from the coding sequence ATGGCCTTTGTTAAAGGCGTTACGGAAGAAGTGCATCGTCGCACACTTATGGAAATCCAAAGTCAGGTTCTGGCATCGCTGACTGACCATACGACCACACAGGACGTGGCCGATATGCTCTGCGCCAAAGCCGAGCAACTGGTGCCCAACAGCATTGCCACACTTCTACAGGTTTCCATTCACGGTGATCTTTCCATCCTTTCAGGAAAGTGCCTCCCCGTTGGCAAAGCCAGCAAACTCAACGCTTTAACACTCACCCCTTCCGAAATAGAAGATCTCCGCAACACCCCACACCATGCGAGTGCTCTTATCTGGTCTTTGACACAGGATCACGAGCAAAATACCGATTTACATACCTGCTGGGCATCCGCTGTTTGCAATGCCTCCGGTGATCTAATCGGAATTTTTGTCCTTTTCTCACGCAACAAGGAAAAAATTACTGATTGGCCTCAAAAAATTGTTTCCGGGTGCGTTCCATCCTGCGCATCTATTATAGAACATGAAAAAACACGTAATAAAATAAATCAGTTCCATAAAGTTGATTCTCTCACTGGTCTTTTTAACAGAACAACGCTCACATCTCGCCTTAAGCAGATGGCAACACAGGAAGAACACATCCCCTTTGCCGTTCTGGTGCTCGATATTGACCTCTTGCAGGACGTTAATAACGTTATGGGTTATCATTGTGGTGATACCCTACTGCAAACAACCGCTCACCGCATTGCCTCCTACTGCCGCGGGCAATATATAGTTGCACGGCTGGGTGGCGATGACTTTGTCGTTGTCCTACCAGATGCTGACCGGAAAAAAGCCTGTAAATTGGCTCATGAACTAAGCTGCTTAACGCGCAAACCCATTGAAGTCCAAGGGCGTGATCTAGTGGCCTCGCTCAGTATAGGCATTAGCTTTTATCCAACAAATGGGACAGAAATAGAAGAAGTTCTGGGTGCTGCGGAAATCGCAATGCGGCAGGCCAAAAAACAGGCGCGAGGCAGCTTTCGGTTTTTTGGAAAAAGCGGCAACAGCAACGTGCGCGAGCGCCTGATTATTGGTTCCGCATTGCGGGACGCTCTGCAGAAAATGCAATTATTCCTCGTCTATCAACCTCAGATATGCGCGTTGACTGGCACCCTGTATGGGGTGGAGGCACTCAGCCGCTGGCAGCACCCAACCCTTGGTTTTATTCCCCCGTCTTCTTTTATCCCCATTGCGGAGGAAACCGGGCAAATTGAAGCCATAGGCTTATGGTCTTTAGAAAAATCATGCCAACAACTGATAGAATGGGAACAAAATAATGTTTATGTTCCCGTTGTGAGCGTAAACATGTCCGCTGTTCATTTTTGCAGCATTGAGCTTCCTGAACGTATTTCGGCCACGCTCAAAAAATACAATCTGAAACCACACCGCCTGACAATAGAAGTGACTGAAAGTGTGGCCATGCGTCAGGACCCTGAAACAGCCGCCAACCTTACAGCCATCCGCAATATTGGTGTTGGCTTGTCCATGGATGATTTTGGCACTGGCTTTTCTTCTCTCTCCAGACTAGCTCAGCTCCCTTTGACAGAAATTAAGATTGACCGCAGTTTTATTGAAGATTTTGAAAACAATGTCAGCTCGCTCGTAGTCGCAGAGGCGGCCATTAACATTGGCAAGCGGCTCGGCATCAAGGTCGTCACCGAAGGTGTAGAGCGTGAAGATCAGGTCAAAAAACTGCAAGAACTAGGCTGTGATATTCTGCAAGGCTATTTTTATAGCAAACCCCTTCCTCCACAGGATATTCCTGTATGGCTGAACACGTTCCCTGCCAGACGGGCCTGCCACCATGCCTGA
- a CDS encoding PAS domain S-box protein: MPEFSSPPVSPHNTDLFYATMLEQAADGVIIIDDKNKIVFFNAAAEHLWGYPATKVLGTSVDQLVPQEHRKRHSHYITRHRQTGINRLVNTSREITFMRSNGDYVAAELSISTALIGKEKNVIIWPLLKALRKKCIVAHLWKSKVRFWHR, from the coding sequence ATGCCAGAGTTTTCCTCCCCTCCTGTATCGCCACATAATACCGATCTTTTTTATGCCACCATGCTTGAGCAAGCGGCAGACGGTGTCATTATTATTGATGACAAAAACAAAATTGTTTTTTTTAACGCTGCGGCAGAACATTTATGGGGTTACCCAGCCACTAAGGTGCTGGGCACAAGTGTGGATCAATTGGTTCCGCAGGAACATCGTAAACGCCATAGCCATTACATTACACGCCATCGCCAGACCGGCATTAACCGGCTGGTCAACACATCGCGCGAAATCACCTTCATGCGGAGCAATGGAGATTATGTTGCTGCCGAGCTTTCTATTTCCACGGCACTGATAGGAAAAGAAAAAAACGTTATTATATGGCCTTTGTTAAAGGCGTTACGGAAGAAGTGCATCGTCGCACACTTATGGAAATCCAAAGTCAGGTTCTGGCATCGCTGA